From Salarias fasciatus chromosome 5, fSalaFa1.1, whole genome shotgun sequence, a single genomic window includes:
- the LOC115389344 gene encoding protein shisa-5-like, giving the protein MSYRDYNLDLYSIQYHGTSVFSSWYVIFGIVLAVVVLLLLIICCCCCPCCCLYHMCHKPRPVVGTTTHTTVVTSTPQQYPQQYPRGQYQPIPMQPGYPAQPSAGHGQPYGAGPPPTYQEAVGPMYPSQPAPYSQAAFGPGQPPYPLQPAAKPQASAPPAEMDFLAQPAYNPDYVAPPHQTG; this is encoded by the exons ATGAGCTACAG gGATTATAATTTAGATTTATACAGTATCCAGTACCACGgaacttcagtgttttcatcgTGGTATGTGATCTTTGGAATTGTATTGGCTGTGGTTGTCttgctcctcctcatcatctgctgctgctgctgtccctgctgctgcctctaCCACATGTGCCACAAGCCGCGAC ctgtgGTTGGCACCACCACCCACACCACAGTGGTGACCTCCACCCCTCAGCAGTACCCCCAGCAGTACCCAAGGGGACAGTACCAGCCCATCCCGATGCAGCCCGGCTACCCAGCCCAGCCTTCAGCCGGCCACGGCCAGCCATACGGAGCAGGACCTCCACCAACGTACCAGGAAGCCG TCGGTCCTATGTACCCCTCCCAGCCGGCGCCTTACAGCCAGGCAGCGTTCGGCCCCGGGCAGCCTCCCTACCCCTTACAGCCCGCCGCCAAGCCGCAGGCCAGCGCTCCCCCCGCCGAAATGGACTTCCTGGCTCAGCCCGCCTACAACCCGGACTACGTGGCTCCACCACACCAGACCGGATAG